The Clostridioides sp. ES-S-0010-02 genome window below encodes:
- a CDS encoding proline--tRNA ligase, with amino-acid sequence MKMSKMFMPTLKEIPADAEITSHQLMVRSGMIKKMTSGVYNQLPMGLRVFKKIEQIIREELNKKDCQEILCAALLPSELWKESGRWTAMGAEMFRLKDRTEREYCLGPTHEEAFTDIIRQEITSYKQLPLNLYQIQVKYRDERRPRFGVMRTKTFTMKDAYSFDVDEAGLDKSYQDMFDAYVSIFDRCGLDNSPVQADSGAIGGSTSAEFMVKSEVGEDEVVFCSGCDYAANVERAESCNAVSEKEEMKELEEVHTPGAATIKELEEFLNASPDKFAKTLVYEADGKTVVVVVRGDREVNEVKVSNAIGSVIEFALATDDVVRKVTNAEVGFAGPIGVNADYVFIDKEIVEQRNIVVGANKTEYHIRNANYGRDFEGIVGDFRNVQEGDKCIVCGKPLEIARGVEVGHIFKLGTKYSEAMNANFIDRDGKSKPIIMGCYGIGVERTAAAIIEQHNDEKGIIWPLSVAPYHVVIVPANMKNEEQMSLAEKIYNDLQDMGVEVLLDDRDERIGVKFNDSELIGIPMRITVGKNIDEGKVEFKLRYEEDKELIKIEEISEKVKAEFIKNNVKLG; translated from the coding sequence ATGAAAATGTCTAAAATGTTTATGCCAACATTGAAGGAGATTCCAGCAGATGCTGAAATTACAAGCCATCAATTAATGGTAAGGTCAGGAATGATAAAAAAAATGACTTCAGGGGTTTATAATCAATTGCCAATGGGGTTAAGGGTATTTAAAAAAATTGAGCAAATAATTAGAGAAGAATTAAATAAAAAAGATTGTCAAGAAATACTATGTGCGGCTTTACTTCCATCAGAATTGTGGAAAGAATCTGGAAGATGGACTGCTATGGGTGCAGAAATGTTTAGGTTAAAAGATAGAACAGAAAGAGAGTACTGCCTTGGGCCAACACATGAAGAAGCTTTTACTGACATAATAAGACAAGAGATTACTTCATATAAACAATTACCACTTAATTTGTATCAAATACAAGTTAAGTATAGAGATGAGAGAAGACCAAGATTTGGTGTTATGAGAACTAAGACTTTTACAATGAAGGATGCATACAGTTTTGATGTAGATGAAGCAGGATTAGATAAATCATATCAAGATATGTTTGATGCATATGTAAGTATATTTGATAGATGTGGATTAGATAACAGTCCAGTTCAAGCAGATTCAGGAGCTATAGGAGGTTCTACATCAGCTGAATTTATGGTTAAATCAGAAGTTGGAGAAGATGAAGTTGTATTCTGTAGTGGATGTGATTATGCAGCCAATGTAGAAAGAGCAGAGTCTTGTAATGCAGTATCAGAAAAAGAAGAAATGAAGGAATTAGAAGAAGTTCATACACCAGGAGCAGCTACAATAAAAGAATTAGAAGAATTCCTAAATGCTTCTCCAGATAAATTTGCTAAGACTTTAGTGTATGAAGCAGATGGGAAAACAGTTGTAGTTGTTGTAAGAGGAGATAGAGAGGTTAATGAAGTTAAAGTATCTAATGCAATAGGTTCTGTTATAGAATTTGCACTTGCTACAGACGACGTTGTAAGAAAAGTAACTAATGCAGAGGTTGGGTTTGCTGGACCAATAGGAGTAAATGCTGATTATGTCTTTATAGATAAAGAAATTGTTGAGCAAAGAAATATAGTTGTTGGAGCTAATAAGACTGAGTATCATATAAGAAATGCTAACTATGGAAGAGATTTTGAGGGTATAGTTGGAGACTTTAGAAATGTTCAAGAAGGTGACAAATGTATAGTATGTGGTAAACCTCTTGAAATAGCTAGAGGTGTTGAAGTAGGACATATATTTAAGTTAGGAACTAAATACTCAGAAGCTATGAATGCAAACTTTATTGATAGAGATGGTAAATCAAAACCTATAATAATGGGATGCTATGGTATAGGTGTAGAAAGAACAGCAGCAGCTATAATTGAGCAACATAATGATGAAAAAGGCATAATTTGGCCTTTATCAGTAGCTCCATATCATGTTGTGATAGTTCCAGCAAATATGAAAAATGAGGAACAAATGTCATTAGCTGAAAAGATATATAATGATTTACAAGATATGGGTGTAGAAGTCTTGTTAGACGATAGAGATGAAAGAATTGGTGTTAAATTCAATGATTCAGAATTAATAGGAATACCTATGAGAATTACAGTAGGTAAAAATATTGATGAAGGTAAAGTAGAATTTAAACTTAGATACGAAGAAGATAAAGAATTAATTAAAATAGAAGAAATAAGTGAAAAAGTAAAAGCAGAATTTATCAAAAACAATGTTAAGTTAGGATAA
- a CDS encoding 2-C-methyl-D-erythritol 2,4-cyclodiphosphate synthase yields the protein MRIGLGYDVHKLAEERKLIIGGVEIPHDKGLLGHSDADVLIHAIMDSILGALALGDIGKHFPDTDKKYKGIDSMKLLEHVYNLITSKGYKIGNIDSTIIAQSPKMAPHIENMRKNIAKVLNTDIENINIKATTEEGLGFTGAKQGIASQSICLLLLTSQNN from the coding sequence ATGAGAATAGGATTGGGATATGATGTACACAAATTGGCAGAAGAAAGAAAACTTATAATTGGTGGAGTAGAGATACCACATGATAAGGGCTTACTAGGTCATTCTGATGCTGATGTATTGATACATGCAATAATGGATTCTATTTTGGGGGCACTAGCTTTAGGCGATATAGGTAAGCATTTCCCAGATACAGATAAAAAATATAAGGGAATAGATAGTATGAAATTACTAGAACATGTATATAATCTAATAACAAGCAAAGGGTATAAAATTGGAAATATAGATAGTACTATAATTGCTCAAAGTCCTAAGATGGCTCCCCACATTGAGAATATGAGAAAAAATATAGCAAAAGTTTTAAATACAGATATTGAAAACATAAATATAAAAGCAACTACAGAAGAAGGTCTTGGTTTTACAGGTGCAAAACAAGGAATAGCTTCACAAAGTATTTGTTTATTATTATTGACAAGTCAGAATAATTAA
- a CDS encoding proline--tRNA ligase codes for MAKNEKQFVEEITKMEDDFPQWYTDVITKTDLVDYAPVKGFMVVKPYGYALWEKMQEFMDKKFKETGHKNCYFPLLIPESLLNKEAEHVEGFAPEVAWVTHGGNKKLEERLCVRPTSETIICTMYAKWLKSYRELPYLYNQWCSVVRWEKSTRPFLRTSEFLWQEGHTLHETAEEAQQETIQQLEIYKALCEELLAMPVVSGQKSESEKFAGGERTYTIEAMMHDGKALQSGTSHFLGQHFTKAFDITFADREGNLANPYHTSWGASTRLIGGLIMTHSDNRGLVLPPRVAPIQVVIVPIAAKKGNVMETVDKIYADLKAKGVTVEVDDRDNYTTGWKFNEWEMKGVPIRIEIGPKDIENNQAMIFRRDTLEKSAMPLEGLADAVYDLFDIIHNAMFERARKHREDNTSVVENMDEFRTALEEKPGFIKTMWCGDAECEAKVKEETGATIRCLPFEQENLGHKCVYCGKEAEHMVVMAKAY; via the coding sequence ATGGCAAAAAATGAAAAACAATTTGTTGAAGAAATAACAAAGATGGAAGATGATTTTCCACAATGGTATACAGATGTTATAACTAAGACTGATTTAGTTGATTATGCACCAGTAAAAGGATTTATGGTTGTAAAACCATATGGATATGCTTTATGGGAAAAAATGCAAGAATTTATGGATAAAAAATTCAAAGAAACTGGACATAAAAACTGTTATTTTCCATTATTGATACCAGAAAGTTTATTAAACAAAGAAGCAGAGCATGTTGAGGGGTTTGCTCCAGAAGTTGCATGGGTAACACATGGAGGAAATAAAAAACTAGAAGAAAGACTATGTGTAAGACCTACTTCAGAAACTATAATATGTACAATGTATGCTAAATGGCTAAAATCATATAGAGAGTTACCATATCTTTATAATCAATGGTGTTCAGTTGTTAGATGGGAAAAATCAACTAGACCTTTCTTAAGAACATCTGAATTCTTATGGCAAGAAGGTCATACATTACATGAAACAGCAGAAGAAGCACAACAAGAAACAATACAACAATTAGAAATATATAAAGCTTTATGTGAAGAATTACTTGCAATGCCAGTTGTATCTGGTCAAAAAAGTGAAAGTGAAAAATTTGCAGGTGGTGAGAGAACATATACTATAGAAGCTATGATGCATGATGGGAAAGCATTACAATCAGGTACAAGTCACTTCTTAGGACAACACTTTACAAAAGCGTTTGATATTACTTTTGCAGATAGAGAAGGCAACTTAGCTAATCCATATCATACATCTTGGGGAGCATCTACAAGACTTATAGGTGGGCTTATAATGACTCATAGTGATAATAGAGGATTAGTCTTACCACCAAGAGTAGCTCCAATACAAGTTGTTATAGTTCCTATAGCTGCTAAAAAAGGCAATGTAATGGAAACTGTTGATAAAATATATGCAGATTTAAAAGCTAAAGGAGTAACAGTAGAGGTTGATGATAGAGATAACTATACAACTGGATGGAAATTTAATGAGTGGGAAATGAAAGGTGTACCAATAAGAATTGAAATTGGACCAAAAGATATAGAAAATAATCAAGCTATGATATTTAGAAGAGATACTCTAGAAAAGAGTGCTATGCCTTTAGAAGGATTAGCTGATGCTGTATATGATTTATTTGATATTATACACAATGCTATGTTTGAAAGAGCAAGAAAACATAGAGAAGATAACACATCTGTAGTTGAAAATATGGATGAATTTAGAACAGCTTTGGAAGAAAAACCAGGATTCATAAAAACTATGTGGTGTGGAGATGCTGAATGTGAGGCAAAGGTTAAGGAAGAAACAGGGGCAACTATAAGATGCTTACCTTTTGAACAAGAAAACTTAGGTCACAAGTGTGTATATTGTGGAAAAGAAGCAGAGCATATGGTAGTAATGGCAAAAGCATACTAG
- the ispD gene encoding 2-C-methyl-D-erythritol 4-phosphate cytidylyltransferase has protein sequence MYSVIIVAAGSGRRMNLDVNKQFIKLREKEIIAHTIQVFYENINIDEIVVCIKKEEEDFFKENIINKYNFKNIKIAYGGKERQDSIYNGLKKLDKNCDIVLIHDGARPFVDHRIINESIKMAKEKKAVVVGVPVSDTIKIVSDGTVQETPERRLLWAAQTPQTFEYNLIINAYEQAYKTNYYGTDDSMLVENIGQSVTMVMGSYENIKITSPEDLNIAEQILNMEKRDEVNSRRRII, from the coding sequence ATGTATAGTGTTATAATTGTTGCGGCAGGAAGTGGAAGGAGAATGAACTTAGACGTAAATAAGCAGTTCATAAAATTAAGAGAAAAAGAAATCATAGCGCATACAATTCAAGTTTTTTACGAAAATATAAATATAGATGAAATTGTGGTATGTATAAAAAAAGAAGAGGAAGATTTTTTTAAGGAAAATATAATAAATAAATATAACTTTAAAAATATAAAAATAGCATATGGCGGAAAAGAAAGACAAGACTCAATATATAATGGATTAAAAAAACTAGATAAAAATTGTGATATAGTACTTATTCATGATGGAGCGAGACCTTTTGTAGACCACAGAATAATAAATGAATCTATAAAAATGGCTAAAGAAAAAAAGGCCGTAGTTGTAGGTGTACCAGTAAGTGATACTATAAAAATAGTATCTGATGGTACAGTACAAGAAACTCCAGAAAGAAGACTATTGTGGGCGGCACAAACCCCTCAAACTTTTGAATATAATCTTATAATAAATGCTTACGAACAAGCGTATAAGACTAACTATTATGGAACAGATGACTCAATGCTAGTAGAAAATATAGGGCAAAGTGTTACGATGGTAATGGGTTCTTATGAAAATATAAAAATAACGAGTCCAGAAGATTTAAATATAGCAGAACAAATATTAAACATGGAAAAAAGAGATGAAGTGAATAGTAGAAGGAGAATTATATGA